GAACGTCCAACGTCGAATGAAAAACGAATATCCAATACCGAACATTCAACCTGTCGAGAGCCTCAAGGTCGTGCGACGGCTATTTCTATTTCTTTTCAGCCCTTCGACTCCGCTCAGGGCCGTGAGTCCCTCGACTTGGCTCGGGACCGTGAGCCTGTCGAACGGCCGTTTTGATACTTGTAATGAAAATCTTAAATAATTCTTCTGTTTCCTGTTTTCCCATTCAACATTCGATGTTGAACGTTCGATGTTCGATGTTCATCTTTTTGTAACCGTGAACGGTTACGGATTGAACAAACATAAGGAGGTAGTAGACTGTGATTCAAATTAATAAGATTCTTTTCCCAATTGATTTCTCAGAGTGTTCGGAAAGGATATTCCCCGACGCTCTTGAGATGGCTCAAAAATTTGACGCTCGGCTTCATCTCCTGTTCGTGGCGCGAGATCTGGTCTACCTGGCATCGATCGATGTAGCATCTGATGTATTGATGAACACATCAGCCGAAATTGCCCGCACAGGAGAAAGGCAGATGGAGGCCTTCTGTGAAAAACACCTGGGCGATTTCTCCAATTACGACACCAAGGTCGTAATTGGAAATCCTGAAGAGGAAATCTTGGAATTTGCCAACGAACAAGATATGGATTTGATCGTCATAGGCACGCACGGCAGAAAGGGATTGGAACGTACCTTGATGGGCAGCGTTGCCGAACGGGTAGTCAGGAATGCCTCTGTGCCGGTCTTGACCATAAACCCCTTCAGACCCAAGATCAAGTATGTGCACACTTGAAGCCACGGCAACGTCAGAGTAGATTGAACTTCAGGGATTTAAGCTATGCTGGTCGATAAAAAATATGTGTCGGTAAAATTCAGCAAGACCAAGCTTACGAAAAGGCACAAGGCCCTTGCTGTCCTCTATGACATTAGCAGCGATCTCACGAGATCTCTCGCCCTTACGGAGATCTTGGATAGGGCTATCCTCAAGGTTCGGGAACATTTCAAGGTGGATGCCGTGAGGATCTACTTGATGGATGAAACCGAGAAATGCCTTGAGCTGGTCGCATACAAAGGCATTGTAAAGGAACATGTAAAGGAACTGCGCAAAATCAGAATAACCGAGGGCTTTTCAGGCAAAGCGGCTCGAACAAAGAGCTTTATTGCTCAAAAGGTTTCAGATCTGGAAAACGGCACAAGGGCGGCCCTTCTGCACAGCAAGGGTTTTAATGTCGTCATATGTGTGCCTCTAATCGTGAGAAATAAGGTGCTTGGCGTCATGAATTTGGCCTGGAAACGCATGATTTCACTTAATGAGGCAAAGATCGATCTGTTGGTCGCCATTGGAAACCAGATCGCTGTTGCCATCAATGTGGCCGAGCTTTATGAGGACATACGGAACAAAGCAGAAGAGGTCAAGAAGAAGAAAGAGGAACTGGAATTCTTCGCCTACACGGTTTCACACGATCTCAAGAATCCGGCTATTGGTGTGTCGGGTTTTGCCAGGTTACTGACTGAAAAGTATGAACATAGGATGGACGAAAAAGGAAAAAAATACTGCTATCAAATCAGGAAGGCGGCCGAACAGATCGAAAGATTTACTAAGGATATCAATGAATACATCAAGTCCAGAAAAGTCCTTTTCGATATGAAAAAGACCAATGTGAAGAGAATCATCGGACATATCAGGAATGAGGTGGCGCCAGTGCTGGAGGAGCGGAATATAACATGGTCGGAGCCCGACACCATTCCGGAAATTATGGCTGATCAACAGGCAATAACCAGGGTCTTCAAGAACCTGATCGATAACGCGCTGAAACACGCAGGGGATGACCTCACTAAGATCACCGTAGGCTATGACCAGGACGCGAATTTCCATATACTCTCCTTCAAGAACGACGGTATGGGCATGAAAAAGAAGGATTCCGAGGTGATCTTTCAAATGTTCGGCAGACTTCCAGCATCTGAGCAAACAGAAGGCTCGGGCCTGGGTTTAACCATTGTGAAAGAAATCGTGGAAGCCCACAAGGGAAAGGTCTGGTTTGAATCGGGACCAAAAAAGGGGACAACCTTCTATGTGGTTATTTCAAAGGATCTCGGGACATAGGAACGACAATGGATCCGTGGCAACGTTTTGAAGCCATTTGCCAGGCAATGGCTGATCCCGCCTTTTATCCCCATTCAGTATCTCACCTTGAACGCCGCGACACCCATATTTCGTCCGTGTTTTTGACCGGAACATGGGTCTACAAACTGAAAAAACCTGTGGATTTTGGTTTCCTCGATTTTCGCGACCAGGATGACCGGCGTCGTTTTTGTGAACGCGAGGTTGCCCTGAATCGAAGACTCACCCGCGGGATTTACCACGAAGTAACAGCAATCCGCAAAGGCGACGATGATCGGTTCTCTCTAGGAAAACATGGTCAAGTCGTTGAATACGCCGTCAAAATGAGCCAACTGCCAGATGCGCTCAGTCTCAGGCAACTCCTGAAAAAGAACAGAATCGGCCGGGCCCACATGAAAAAACTGGGACAGACGCTGGCCGCTTTTTATGAAAGGAGCAACCGAGGTCCAAAGATCGATCACTACGGTCAACGAGACGTGATCAGCTTCAACATGGAAGAGAGCTTCGGGCAGTTGGAGCCGTTTGTAGGAGATGTCCTGGAACGAGAAAAGTGGGAATTCATTTGCCAGGTCACTCGCACTTTTCTTGAGCATAGGCGCGAGCTTTTTGATAGGCGCGTGGAAACAGGCCGCATTCGTGATGGTCACGGTGATCTGCGTGCTGATCATGTCTATTTTTATAGAGGCCTTCAAATCATTGACTGCATAGAGTTTAATGATCGCTTCCGATACGGGGATGTGGTGGCGGATTTGGCCTTCCTTCACATGGATATGGAACA
The sequence above is a segment of the Deltaproteobacteria bacterium genome. Coding sequences within it:
- a CDS encoding universal stress protein encodes the protein MIQINKILFPIDFSECSERIFPDALEMAQKFDARLHLLFVARDLVYLASIDVASDVLMNTSAEIARTGERQMEAFCEKHLGDFSNYDTKVVIGNPEEEILEFANEQDMDLIVIGTHGRKGLERTLMGSVAERVVRNASVPVLTINPFRPKIKYVHT
- a CDS encoding GAF domain-containing protein — protein: MLVDKKYVSVKFSKTKLTKRHKALAVLYDISSDLTRSLALTEILDRAILKVREHFKVDAVRIYLMDETEKCLELVAYKGIVKEHVKELRKIRITEGFSGKAARTKSFIAQKVSDLENGTRAALLHSKGFNVVICVPLIVRNKVLGVMNLAWKRMISLNEAKIDLLVAIGNQIAVAINVAELYEDIRNKAEEVKKKKEELEFFAYTVSHDLKNPAIGVSGFARLLTEKYEHRMDEKGKKYCYQIRKAAEQIERFTKDINEYIKSRKVLFDMKKTNVKRIIGHIRNEVAPVLEERNITWSEPDTIPEIMADQQAITRVFKNLIDNALKHAGDDLTKITVGYDQDANFHILSFKNDGMGMKKKDSEVIFQMFGRLPASEQTEGSGLGLTIVKEIVEAHKGKVWFESGPKKGTTFYVVISKDLGT